In the genome of Monodelphis domestica isolate mMonDom1 chromosome 2, mMonDom1.pri, whole genome shotgun sequence, one region contains:
- the TTC39A gene encoding tetratricopeptide repeat protein 39A isoform X1 encodes MQRLVALLSRPQRAPDPGPSPRPSRSNLNVALEECMTALDLFLTNQFSEALTYLQPKTKESMYHSLTYATILEMQAMMTFDPQDILNACNMMKEAQTLCQKHRKKLSVAGSFSNLMHRPTLDQFTEEEIHAEVCYAECLLQRAALTFLQDENMVGFIKGGIRVRNSYQTYKELDSLVQSSNYLKGENHSHFEGGVKLGVGAFNLTLSMLPARILRLLEFVGFSGNKDYGLLQLEEGASVHNFRAVLCTMLLLCYHTFLSFVLGTGNVNIEEAEKLLQPYLKRYPKGAIFLFFAGRIEAIKGHIDTAIQRFEECCEAQQHWKQFHHMCYWELMWCFTYKCQWKMAYFYADLLSKENSWSKATYIYMKAAYLSMFAEGDYKPFGDDEIELFRAVPGLKLKIAGKSLPTEKFAIRKSRRYQNPNPTPLPVPALEMMYIWNGYAVIGKQHQLTQGMLEILLQAQDTLEKAAANEFLVDDLCVVKLLQGLCLKHLGRAMEAEDNFQFIYASEKKIKYDHYLIPNALLEISLLCLEQGRTEEALKNLEMAKQNYKNYSMESRTHFRIQAAMLQARANTEDGSSTDMSSTNVSRVL; translated from the exons AACCAAGGAAAGCATGTACCACTCCCTGACCTACGCCACCATCTTGGAGATGCAGGCCATGATGACCTTCGACCCCCAGGACATCCTGAACGCCTGCAACATGATGAAGGAGGCCCAGACCCTGTGCCAGAA GCATCGAAAGAAACTGTCCGTTGCAGGCTCCTTCAGTAACCTCATGCACCGTCCTACCCTAGACCAGTTCACCGAAG AAGAAATCCATGCGGAAGTGTGCTACGCCGAGTGCCTTCTGCAGAGGGCAGCGCTGACCTTCCTGCAG GATGAGAACATGGTGGGCTTCATCAAAGGAGGCATCCGAGTGCGGAACAGCTACCAGACGTACAA GGAACTAGACAGCCTCGTCCAGTCCTCCAACTACTTGAAGGGAGAAAACCACAGCCACTTTGAAGGAGGGGTGAAGCTTGGTGTGGGAGCCTTTAACTTG ACACTGTCCATGCTTCCTGCCAGGATTCTACGGCTGCTGGAATTCGTGGGGTTCTCTGGAAACAAG GATTATGGGCTGCTGCAGCTGGAGGAGGGGGCTTCCGTGCACAATTTCCGGGCCGTGCTCTGTACCATGCTGCTGCTCTGCTACCACACCTTCCTCAGCTTCGTCCTGG GCACGGGGAACGTCAACATTGAAGAAGCTGAGAAGCTCCTCCAGCCTTACCTGAAACGCTACCCCAAA GGAGCCATCTTCCTCTTCTTTGCTGGCCGGATCGAAGCCATCAAAGGCCACATTGACACG GCCATCCAGCGCTTTGAGGAATGCTGTGAGGCCCAGCAGCACTGGAAGCAGTTCCACCATATGTGCTACTGGGAGCTCATGTGGTGCTTCACCTACAAATGCCAGTGGAAAATGGCCTACTTCTACGCAGACCTGCTCAGCAAAGAGAACTCCTGGTCCAAG gcCACCTACATCTACATGAAAGCCGCCTACCTCAGCATGTTCGCAGAGGGCGACTACAAGCCCTTCGGGGACGACGAGATCGAGCTGTTCCG AGCCGTGCCGGGCCTGAAGCTCAAGATCGCCGGCAAGTCGCTGCCCACCGAGAAGTTTGCTATCCGGAAGTCTCGGCGGTACCAGAACCCGAACCCCACGCCGCTGCCCGTGCCGGCTCTG GAGATGATGTACATCTGGAACGGCTACGCGGTGATCGGGAAGCAGCACCAGCTGACGCAGGGCATGCTGGAGATCCTGCTGCAGGCCCAGGACACCCTGGAGAAGGCAGCAG CCAACGAGTTCTTGGTGGACGACCTGTGCGTGGTGAAGCTGCTGCAAGGCCTGTGTCTGAAGCACCTGGGCCGGGCCATGGAGGCCGAGGACAACTTCCAGTTCATCTACGCCAG TGAGAAGAAGATCAAGTACGACCATTACCTGATCCCCAACGCGCTGCTGGAGATCTCCCTGCTGTGCCTGGAGCAGGGCAGGACCGAGGAGGCCCTCAAGAACCTGGAAATGGCCAA ACAAAACTACAAGAACTATTCCATGGAGTCCAGGACTCACTTCCGGATCCAGGCGGCCATGCTTCAGGCCAGGGCCAACACCGAGGATGGGAGCAGCACGGACATGAGCAGCACCAACGTGTCGAGGGTACTCTAG
- the TTC39A gene encoding tetratricopeptide repeat protein 39A isoform X2: MDSLAPWKGARRKSDSRPSRSNLNVALEECMTALDLFLTNQFSEALTYLQPKTKESMYHSLTYATILEMQAMMTFDPQDILNACNMMKEAQTLCQKHRKKLSVAGSFSNLMHRPTLDQFTEEEIHAEVCYAECLLQRAALTFLQDENMVGFIKGGIRVRNSYQTYKELDSLVQSSNYLKGENHSHFEGGVKLGVGAFNLTLSMLPARILRLLEFVGFSGNKDYGLLQLEEGASVHNFRAVLCTMLLLCYHTFLSFVLGTGNVNIEEAEKLLQPYLKRYPKGAIFLFFAGRIEAIKGHIDTAIQRFEECCEAQQHWKQFHHMCYWELMWCFTYKCQWKMAYFYADLLSKENSWSKATYIYMKAAYLSMFAEGDYKPFGDDEIELFRAVPGLKLKIAGKSLPTEKFAIRKSRRYQNPNPTPLPVPALEMMYIWNGYAVIGKQHQLTQGMLEILLQAQDTLEKAAANEFLVDDLCVVKLLQGLCLKHLGRAMEAEDNFQFIYASEKKIKYDHYLIPNALLEISLLCLEQGRTEEALKNLEMAKQNYKNYSMESRTHFRIQAAMLQARANTEDGSSTDMSSTNVSRVL; the protein is encoded by the exons AACCAAGGAAAGCATGTACCACTCCCTGACCTACGCCACCATCTTGGAGATGCAGGCCATGATGACCTTCGACCCCCAGGACATCCTGAACGCCTGCAACATGATGAAGGAGGCCCAGACCCTGTGCCAGAA GCATCGAAAGAAACTGTCCGTTGCAGGCTCCTTCAGTAACCTCATGCACCGTCCTACCCTAGACCAGTTCACCGAAG AAGAAATCCATGCGGAAGTGTGCTACGCCGAGTGCCTTCTGCAGAGGGCAGCGCTGACCTTCCTGCAG GATGAGAACATGGTGGGCTTCATCAAAGGAGGCATCCGAGTGCGGAACAGCTACCAGACGTACAA GGAACTAGACAGCCTCGTCCAGTCCTCCAACTACTTGAAGGGAGAAAACCACAGCCACTTTGAAGGAGGGGTGAAGCTTGGTGTGGGAGCCTTTAACTTG ACACTGTCCATGCTTCCTGCCAGGATTCTACGGCTGCTGGAATTCGTGGGGTTCTCTGGAAACAAG GATTATGGGCTGCTGCAGCTGGAGGAGGGGGCTTCCGTGCACAATTTCCGGGCCGTGCTCTGTACCATGCTGCTGCTCTGCTACCACACCTTCCTCAGCTTCGTCCTGG GCACGGGGAACGTCAACATTGAAGAAGCTGAGAAGCTCCTCCAGCCTTACCTGAAACGCTACCCCAAA GGAGCCATCTTCCTCTTCTTTGCTGGCCGGATCGAAGCCATCAAAGGCCACATTGACACG GCCATCCAGCGCTTTGAGGAATGCTGTGAGGCCCAGCAGCACTGGAAGCAGTTCCACCATATGTGCTACTGGGAGCTCATGTGGTGCTTCACCTACAAATGCCAGTGGAAAATGGCCTACTTCTACGCAGACCTGCTCAGCAAAGAGAACTCCTGGTCCAAG gcCACCTACATCTACATGAAAGCCGCCTACCTCAGCATGTTCGCAGAGGGCGACTACAAGCCCTTCGGGGACGACGAGATCGAGCTGTTCCG AGCCGTGCCGGGCCTGAAGCTCAAGATCGCCGGCAAGTCGCTGCCCACCGAGAAGTTTGCTATCCGGAAGTCTCGGCGGTACCAGAACCCGAACCCCACGCCGCTGCCCGTGCCGGCTCTG GAGATGATGTACATCTGGAACGGCTACGCGGTGATCGGGAAGCAGCACCAGCTGACGCAGGGCATGCTGGAGATCCTGCTGCAGGCCCAGGACACCCTGGAGAAGGCAGCAG CCAACGAGTTCTTGGTGGACGACCTGTGCGTGGTGAAGCTGCTGCAAGGCCTGTGTCTGAAGCACCTGGGCCGGGCCATGGAGGCCGAGGACAACTTCCAGTTCATCTACGCCAG TGAGAAGAAGATCAAGTACGACCATTACCTGATCCCCAACGCGCTGCTGGAGATCTCCCTGCTGTGCCTGGAGCAGGGCAGGACCGAGGAGGCCCTCAAGAACCTGGAAATGGCCAA ACAAAACTACAAGAACTATTCCATGGAGTCCAGGACTCACTTCCGGATCCAGGCGGCCATGCTTCAGGCCAGGGCCAACACCGAGGATGGGAGCAGCACGGACATGAGCAGCACCAACGTGTCGAGGGTACTCTAG